A DNA window from Gemmatimonadaceae bacterium contains the following coding sequences:
- a CDS encoding DUF362 domain-containing protein produces MVRPARDLDRRDFIRVVTAGMALMPALGMSGLAQVVGPRRTRVALVRTGDRKRGVAAALKLLDLTAVKGKQVVIKPNFNSADDAPGSTHNDTLSQLVTELHGLNARRVTLGESSGPPQTRSVMEKKGTFDLARDFRFDVVDFEQITEKDWVTFPAAGTHWPKGFTLPRLVVDAEYNVSTCCLKTHGFGGVFTMSLKLSVGLTPKSIRRVMHASPDMRRMIAELNTGYKPDLIVLDGVAAFTDGGPSRGELKAGNVMIAGDDRVAVDAVGLAMLKSLGANQAIMSRKIFAQEQIARAVDLKLGVLSADAIDIVTGDAESKAVADALTAILAQG; encoded by the coding sequence ATGGTTCGGCCCGCTCGTGACCTCGATCGTCGCGACTTCATCCGCGTGGTGACTGCAGGCATGGCACTGATGCCGGCACTTGGCATGTCGGGGCTGGCGCAAGTGGTGGGGCCACGCCGGACCCGGGTCGCCTTGGTCAGGACCGGTGATCGAAAGCGCGGCGTCGCCGCTGCGCTCAAGCTGCTGGATCTCACCGCCGTCAAGGGCAAACAGGTCGTCATCAAGCCGAACTTCAACTCGGCGGACGATGCGCCGGGGTCGACCCACAACGATACACTCTCTCAGCTCGTCACTGAGTTGCATGGGTTGAATGCGCGCCGCGTCACGTTGGGCGAGTCGAGCGGGCCGCCGCAGACCCGCAGCGTGATGGAAAAGAAGGGAACGTTCGACCTGGCCAGGGACTTCCGTTTCGACGTGGTGGACTTCGAACAGATCACCGAGAAGGACTGGGTGACGTTCCCGGCTGCCGGCACGCACTGGCCCAAGGGGTTTACGCTGCCCCGCCTGGTGGTGGACGCCGAGTACAATGTGTCGACGTGCTGCCTGAAGACGCACGGATTCGGCGGCGTGTTCACCATGTCGCTCAAGCTCTCGGTGGGACTGACGCCAAAGTCGATTCGAAGGGTCATGCACGCCTCGCCCGACATGCGCCGGATGATCGCGGAGCTCAACACTGGCTACAAACCAGATCTCATCGTGCTCGATGGCGTAGCGGCGTTCACCGACGGCGGACCTTCGCGCGGTGAACTGAAGGCGGGCAACGTGATGATCGCAGGCGACGATCGCGTCGCGGTCGACGCCGTCGGGCTCGCGATGCTCAAGTCGCTTGGTGCGAATCAGGCCATCATGAGCCGCAAGATCTTCGCGCAGGAACAGATCGCCCGCGCGGTGGACCTCAAGCTCGGCGTCCTCAGCGCCGACGCGATTGACATCGTTACCGGTGATGCAGAGAGCAAGGCTGTCGCCGACGCGTTGACAGCGATCCTTGCGCAGGGGTAA
- the surE gene encoding 5'/3'-nucleotidase SurE, translated as MRLLCTNDDGILAHGLQCMIAAAEPLGEVTVVAPDREQSATSHSLTLHHPVRPIQRGERRWQVDGTPTDCVMLAVEALMPERPDFVLSGINHGQNMGDDVLYSGTVAAAMEGISIGIPSIAVSFAGGDLRADESMLDDQIESLTALLRHLTSLPAFPPNTLLNVNLPPIRGPEIRGVRLTRLGKRVYSDSIKRMQDPWGRPIYWIGGGSIAWSGPTNSDFRAVDEGFISVTPLQLDVTHHAILDAPEKWWRDQ; from the coding sequence ATGCGGCTGCTTTGCACCAATGACGACGGCATCCTCGCGCACGGCCTCCAGTGCATGATTGCGGCGGCCGAGCCGCTCGGCGAAGTGACTGTGGTGGCGCCAGACCGCGAGCAGAGCGCGACCAGCCACTCGCTCACACTTCACCATCCCGTTCGCCCGATACAACGCGGTGAGCGCCGATGGCAGGTGGACGGCACGCCGACCGATTGCGTGATGCTCGCCGTCGAAGCGCTGATGCCCGAACGTCCGGACTTCGTGCTGAGCGGGATCAATCATGGTCAGAACATGGGCGACGACGTACTGTATTCGGGAACCGTCGCCGCAGCCATGGAAGGAATCTCGATCGGCATACCTTCGATAGCGGTTTCATTCGCCGGCGGCGATCTGAGAGCCGATGAATCAATGCTCGACGATCAGATCGAGTCGTTGACCGCGCTGCTCCGCCATCTCACTTCGCTGCCGGCATTTCCACCGAACACGCTGCTCAACGTGAACCTTCCGCCGATCCGCGGTCCGGAGATTCGAGGCGTGCGGCTGACGCGGCTCGGAAAGCGCGTGTATTCCGACTCGATCAAGCGCATGCAGGACCCGTGGGGGCGGCCGATCTACTGGATCGGCGGTGGCTCCATCGCGTGGTCAGGCCCGACGAATTCGGACTTCCGTGCAGTAGACGAAGGCTTCATCTCGGTGACGCCGCTCCAACTCGACGTGACTCATCACGCGATTCTCGATGCGCCGGAGAAATGGTGGCGGGACCAGTAG
- a CDS encoding protein-L-isoaspartate(D-aspartate) O-methyltransferase — protein MVAGPVDPQEYRGARRRLVETLQEQGIRDLCVLHAIDATPRHLFVPTGVRHRAYEDSALPIGNQQTISQPSIHARYLELLKLTGNEKVLEIGTGSGYQTALLSRLASQVFSIERIAPLLEKAREVLKQMGANNISFMLGDGTLGWRQFAPFDAILVGAAAPDVPAAYIEQLAENGRLLIPLGDRDEQILHLFTRRDGELERQDIAPVRFVPLLGKHSWEA, from the coding sequence ATGGTGGCGGGACCAGTAGATCCGCAGGAGTACCGGGGCGCGCGCAGGCGCCTGGTCGAGACGCTGCAGGAGCAGGGGATCCGCGATCTCTGCGTCCTTCACGCGATCGATGCGACGCCTCGCCACCTTTTCGTTCCGACTGGCGTAAGGCACCGTGCCTACGAGGATTCCGCGCTGCCGATCGGCAACCAGCAGACAATCTCCCAGCCGTCCATCCACGCCCGCTACCTCGAGCTCCTCAAGCTGACGGGAAACGAGAAAGTCCTCGAGATCGGAACCGGATCGGGCTACCAGACTGCCCTCCTGTCGAGGCTTGCCTCCCAGGTGTTCAGCATCGAGCGGATCGCGCCGTTGCTCGAGAAGGCCAGGGAAGTCCTAAAGCAGATGGGAGCGAACAACATTTCCTTCATGCTGGGTGATGGGACGCTCGGATGGCGCCAGTTCGCGCCGTTCGACGCGATTCTCGTTGGGGCGGCGGCACCTGACGTGCCGGCCGCGTACATCGAACAGCTGGCGGAGAACGGGCGGCTGCTGATTCCACTCGGCGACAGGGACGAGCAGATTCTGCATCTCTTCACCCGGAGAGATGGTGAGCTGGAGCGGCAGGATATTGCGCCAGTACGATTTGTGCCGCTTCTGGGCAAGCATAGCTGGGAGGCCTGA
- a CDS encoding acylphosphatase, producing MADVHLQVSGKVQGVGFRWFVRMAGRRLQLAGWVRNMSDGTVEIAASGSEEKLDELRRVLRKGPDGAVVTEVTDLDLVGEVLEFPFAMRK from the coding sequence ATGGCCGACGTGCATTTGCAGGTGTCCGGGAAAGTTCAGGGGGTTGGGTTCAGGTGGTTCGTCCGTATGGCCGGCCGCCGGCTGCAGCTTGCGGGCTGGGTCAGGAACATGAGCGACGGCACTGTCGAGATAGCCGCCTCGGGGAGCGAAGAGAAACTTGACGAGCTTCGGCGGGTCCTGCGGAAGGGGCCGGACGGCGCGGTTGTGACGGAAGTGACCGACCTCGATCTGGTTGGGGAAGTGCTCGAGTTTCCGTTCGCCATGCGTAAGTAG